ACTTTTTGCCGGATTCGGCTTGACCTTTGCTCCTATGGAAGCAATGCGCTTTATGAGAGCGAAGGATGTACTGGTACTTGTGCCCGAATATGGACTCCTCTATGATGCTTCAATTTATCCCAACAAAGATGTGAGAAAATGGTGTTTTGCCATGTCGCCACGTAATGCCCTTAAATACCTTTATAAAGGGTGGTTAGACATAGGTGAGCTTTTGCCCGATGTGGCAAGTCTCTGCCAATATAAAATTGTGGGACTTGCGCGTGCCATGTTCACGCGGCCTTTTCAGAGCCCTTTTGGGAGAGGCTACATTAATTATTCCCTCAGGGCCAACAAATTCGGCGATAGTAAGAATCAAGAATTTATTTCACTGGCAAAGGAACGGATCTCGGGATATGGTTCTATCTTCCCCGCAGATGGGATTGATCCCGCGGTTTACATGCGCCTGAATGATCTTGCCGCCACTGCCAGGGCGAGAGGGATTACAGTTATTTTATGTTTTTGCGCAATTCCTTCGGAAGAATATAGGCGTAATCAGATCCAATTGGACCGACTTTACATATCTCTCAAGAAGAATCTTAATATGCCGATACTGGGCACCCCTCATGATTTCACACTGGATTACCGGTATTTTTCCAATACTATTTATCATCTGACGGCGGAGGGAAAGTCCGTCAGGACGGAAAAGCTGACAGGCCTCCTGAATCGGTATCTTAAAAATTCTCACGCCGGGGCTCGGTAGAGGAGGATGGATGGACGGATGGTGACACTTCCCTGAGGTTGCGAAAGAAGCCTTAATCGACTCACAAGCCGGGGCGCACCACAATGATTCCCGGCTTGCGGGAAACATAGTCTTCGAATGGTTGGTCGACGACCTTTCTCGACTCGTAAGAAGAGGACGCATGCCTCAGCCGGCCCGTATTTTCCCTCCCCACGAATATACCCACATGGGAAACGTCAAGACCCTCCTCAAAAGTGTAGATGCCGATATAATCCCCCTCCCTGATCCTCTTTTCCAGAACGCTGTCAATCGATTCGCCCGGAATATAGGTGATCTCCCTTTCCGTCACCTCGATTCCGGGAAGGAAGAGAGAACCGTCTTTCTTCAGGTTGAGCCGTTTGACTGCGCTGCGGCATTCAACCCCGCCGATCTCGCGAGTTACATCTGCCACAGGATTACGGGGAGAGTATAGCCAGTCGGTAAAAAAGTGATTCCGCCCTTTAAAGGAAACCCTGCCTTCGCGGTACCTCACCCGGATCAGGGCATCCCTGAAACCGGGCAGGGAGCGGGAAAGCCGCATGGCCTCCACATAATCAATAAGAGTGAAACAATCTACCCCTTCCAGATCGATCACCAGCCTTTCGGGTATTCGGTCACTCCCGATGAGAGTGGAAGCCCGGTAAGGGGTGCCCAAAAGCATGCCTGATATTCTTTCTATCCTCGGACCCGTTTCGGGAAGGGAGGATGCCTCTTCCATAAGGCGCTCCAGCTCCCCCACGGACCATTTGCCAAGTTTTATTATCCCATCTTCAGACATGGCAATGAATTCTCCTCAACACTTTTGAGGCCCCTTCGGCCTCCGAATATCACTCATTATAGCACCCCTGCCCAACCGTTCTCTATATGCTTTTATCCCGGCCGGTTCTCTGGTATGATTGTGGGAAAATGAAAACGATAGATATTCATACCCACGGGATCGGCGGGTACGACACGCACACAAAAGATCCCGAGGAGATATTAGCCATGGCCAGTATTCACGGCTCCTCGGACGTATCCGCCATCGTTCCCACCATATATTCCGGCACCCTTGAAGAGATGCGAAGTCAACTGGCGACGATAAAGAGGGCGATGGAGGCGCAGGCAGAACACCGCTCATCCGACGCCGGGGCTGCCGTAATACTCGGGGCTCACCTGGAAGGACCCTTCCTCAACCCGATTCGTGCGGGTGCACTCGATCCTGCTACGTTTATTGAGCCCGGCGAGTACCCACTCAGGTCCCTCGTGGAAGGCTTCGAGGACGTGATAAAGATCATCACCGTCGCGCCGGAGCTTTCCGGAGGCCCCGAGCTCATTACCCGCTGTGCGAAGGCAGGGATCAGCGTGAGCATGGGCCATACGGACGCCACCTTTCACGAAGCGGAAGCAGGCTTTCATCACGGGGCAAAGGGGATTACCCATTTTATGAACGCAGCAAGGCCTTTTCACCAGAGGGAGCCGGGTATCATCGGGTTCGGCCTCCTCAATCCCCATATCTTTGTAGAGCTGATCGCAGACCCCTTTCACCTTCACCCCAGAAGCATCGAGCTTGTTTTCAGGCTAAAGGACCCTTCAAAAATTATGATCGTTTCGGATACGGTGAAAGAAACGCCCGTCATGGTCCGGGACCGCAGAAAAGAAGCAATAATTGATGGGAACGGCGCGCTCAAGGGAGGCTCCATGACCGTCACGGAGGCCGCTCAAAGGCTTATGAGCCTGGATTTTGATAAAGATGCCGTGACCCGGGCCGCCGGCACGAATCAGGCGGTTTATCTCGGATAGCCATCCCTACTCCGGAATAGAAGGAAGGTCCGCCGGCTCTTCAGAGACCCAGTTTATCGCTTATCTCCTTCATCGCCGTAAGGGAGAGGTCCACAAATTCATCGAGGGGGATGCCGATCATTTCGCACT
This genomic interval from Syntrophorhabdaceae bacterium contains the following:
- a CDS encoding N-acetylmuramoyl-L-alanine amidase-like domain-containing protein, with product MSEDGIIKLGKWSVGELERLMEEASSLPETGPRIERISGMLLGTPYRASTLIGSDRIPERLVIDLEGVDCFTLIDYVEAMRLSRSLPGFRDALIRVRYREGRVSFKGRNHFFTDWLYSPRNPVADVTREIGGVECRSAVKRLNLKKDGSLFLPGIEVTEREITYIPGESIDSVLEKRIREGDYIGIYTFEEGLDVSHVGIFVGRENTGRLRHASSSYESRKVVDQPFEDYVSRKPGIIVVRPGL